The stretch of DNA CGATCCGGACTTCGATATCATCGAAATGGGCTTCGACGACTATCTCGTCAAGCCGGTCTCGAAAGACGAACTCCTCGAGATGGTCGACGACGTCGTCGGTCGCTCGGACTACGAGGCGGATATTCAGGAGTACTACGCACTCGTCTCGAAGAAAGCGCTGCTGGAGTCGGAAAAAACGGACCGCGAACTCGCGACCAACGCGGAGTACCAAGATCTCTGTGACCGCGTCGACGACCTCAAAGGTCGCGTCGACGAAACGGTCGCCGAGATGACCACGCACGACGAGTTCGTCGGCGCGTTTCAGGACCTCCAGTCCGACGAGTAGCCGTCAGTTTCGAACTCGAACCCGGCCCCACCGTCCCCACCGTCCCCGCTTTCGGCTGCGGTGCCCGCCTATCCGTCTCCGGGAGCCACTGCTCTCCGGATCCAGAACACCATCTCCACCGCCGGAAGTGCGAGTACGACCGATCAGGGCTGCTGTCGGTAGATCAGGTTGCGCTGGATTTCGTTTGCGCCCTCGTAGATGACCGGGACCCGCGCGTCGCGGTAGACGCGGGCGATCCGCCGCTCGTCCAAGATGGAGCGCCCGCCGTGGAACTGCATGGCCTGCTCGGCGACATCGACGGTCGTTTCGGTCGTTTTCGTCTTTGCCATCGCCGCCCAGTAGCCCGCATCGTCCCTGTTCGCGACGTTCTCGCAGGCATGCCAGGTGAGCGTTCGGGCGCTCTCGAACTCGAGGAGCATATCCGCGAGGCCGTGCTGGACCGACTGGAAGTCACTGATCGTCCGACCGAACTCCTCGCGGTCGTGGGTAAACTCCCAGGCCTCCTCGATGGCGGCTGCGGCGAGGCCGAGCCCGTGGCCGGCGACGGCGATGCGACCGTGATTGAAAAAGTCCGCGAGCAGCATGAAGCCGGCACCCTCCGCACCGATCAGGTTGTCCGCTGGAATCCGGCAGTCGTCGAACTCGATGTGGGCCTGCTTGGAGGCGCGCATGGCCATCTTTTCAGGGATGTGCTCGGCATCGTAGCCGTCCGTGTCGGTCGGGACGATAAACAGCGAGTGGTTCCCATAGGGGTTGTCCTCGTTGTTGCCGGTACGGGCATAGACGGTGATCCAGTCCGCCTCGACGCCGTTGCCGACCCAGTACTTCTCACCGTTGATGACGTATTCGTCGCCGTCCCGTTCTGCCCGCGTCTGCATCCCCGCGAGATCACTCCCAGTTTCAGGCTCCGAGACTGCCAGTCCCGAGCGCTGCTCCCCCTCCGCGACCGGTCGAATGTACTCCTCGCACTGCTCGTCGGTGCCGTGCTCGTAGGTAATCTCACAGCCGAAACTCGCCAACTGCAGCGTCAGCGCGATTCCCGCGTCGGCCCGGTAGAACTCCTCCGTGAGCGCGAGCAACTGCGCCAGATCGAATCCGCGCCCGCCCCACTCCTCGG from Natrinema sp. HArc-T2 encodes:
- a CDS encoding HalX domain-containing protein, which codes for MTDGTEVLVVDDESRLADLFAAWLEQDWAVETAYDGEEALAKMAGTVEIVLLDRRMPGLSGDEVLEQIRDQGYDSRVVMVTAVDPDFDIIEMGFDDYLVKPVSKDELLEMVDDVVGRSDYEADIQEYYALVSKKALLESEKTDRELATNAEYQDLCDRVDDLKGRVDETVAEMTTHDEFVGAFQDLQSDE
- a CDS encoding acyl-CoA dehydrogenase family protein, which gives rise to MDLLDEQLVPDHAREIKAEAREFARDHIEPNAQEYFQAGNYPEEILEAGRDAGLVAQDIPEEWGGRGFDLAQLLALTEEFYRADAGIALTLQLASFGCEITYEHGTDEQCEEYIRPVAEGEQRSGLAVSEPETGSDLAGMQTRAERDGDEYVINGEKYWVGNGVEADWITVYARTGNNEDNPYGNHSLFIVPTDTDGYDAEHIPEKMAMRASKQAHIEFDDCRIPADNLIGAEGAGFMLLADFFNHGRIAVAGHGLGLAAAAIEEAWEFTHDREEFGRTISDFQSVQHGLADMLLEFESARTLTWHACENVANRDDAGYWAAMAKTKTTETTVDVAEQAMQFHGGRSILDERRIARVYRDARVPVIYEGANEIQRNLIYRQQP